ATGTGGTGATCCTCCGTTTCCTTGACTCATTTCGTCTCCTGGTTGTTTTTCGTCATAGGTTCCTTCGGCATAAAAAAGGCGCACCAAAAGCCTCTGGCATGTGAGAGCAGAATCTTCTTATCGCCCTGTCGAACGAGCTTGATCATCAACGCCAGTGCACGAAATGGTAAACACAACCCAATACTCGCCAACTGCAGCCAACTGGCATGTTCTCTGATCAAGTACAAATAATTGCGGGCTTTGGTCTGTTCGTATAGAGGCAGAGGCTTTCGGCCAAGTTTCGTTCCCTTATGATGAATGATGGCGGCCGGGACATACCGCGTGTTGTACCCCAATCGTCTGGCGCGCAAACACAGGTCCACGTCTTCCCACCCGTAGGGGTTGAACGCTTCATTGAATCCCCCTAATTGTTCGAACAGCGAAGCCTTGATGAAAAGACCAAAACATCCGCAGGCCGCCACATAACAAGGCTGATCATACTGTCCGCGATCCTCTTCGCCAGCGCCGATGTCCTCGATGATGCCCGTATACAGATTGACACGGATTCCGATGGAATTGAGGATTGTCGATGGGTGACGAGTGTAGCCCTTTCCGCAGGCGATTCCGGTGGCTGAGTCCGCGAGCGTGGCGTCCACGAAGCGAGAAATCGCATTGGGAGCCAGGGTCGCGTCATCATCGAGAAAGAGAATGTAGTCGGGCTGGAGTATTTCTTGGACAAATCGCCAGCCAGCGTTCCTTCCGCCTGGCGCCCCGATATTGCTGGGCATTCGAATTTTCGGAAGTTCCGGGTAGACGGCTTCAATAGACTCCCAAGATCCGTCCGTCGAGGCGTTGTCGACGACGAATACGTTCGTAAGTGGATAATCCGAGGCCTGTGCGCTGCCGATGGCTTCGAGGACATCGTGCCGTTTATTGAAGTTCAGGATGATAATGGCCACGGTGGGAGAGTGATTCATCGTCGTGATGTTCCTCGTGTAACGGGTAGGAACAGGGTCTTGGCTTCGAGAATCCCACCGGCCAGTCCCAATAGCAAGGTTCTGGCGAAGAGAAGGAATGAAAATGCGATCGTGAGAGCCGGAACAACTCCATAGTATCCCAGGAGGATGAGCAGGGCCCCTTCTCGTACGCCGAATCCGGATACGGAAATAGGAAAAAGAAGCAGGAACCCTAGAATAGAACGAACCCAGCCAAAACTCTCAAGTCGAATATTCATGCCAAGCGATTGTCCGAGGAGATAAAAGAAGAGAATGCCGAGAATCTGCCAGCCGCAGGAGAGTAAAAAAATGTAACCGTGTTCGTGAATGGTCAATTGATGGTACTCGCGCGCGGCCTGAACGAGTTTGAGTATCCCGCGTCTGATGAGCGCCGGGATTGATTGGAGTTTGGGATGAGACGAAATGACATGAAACGTACGCATCGCATAGTGACTGAACAAGAACGCATAGATCGTCAGAAGCCCCATGAAGAGGGCGAGAAAAGCGAGCCCGTAGGACTGCTGAGGAATATTGGCCCGGTCATACGTCCAACAGATCAGTCCCGATAGGGCGAGGGTGAGCATGTTCACCAAACGATTGAGGACGAGGGCGGAGAACGCCTCGGCGCGTTTCTGATTCCTGCTGGAGAGCCTGTGCCAGCGAATGGCCCCGCCGGCGAGGTAGCTAGGCAA
The genomic region above belongs to Nitrospirales bacterium and contains:
- a CDS encoding glycosyltransferase family 2 protein, translating into MNHSPTVAIIILNFNKRHDVLEAIGSAQASDYPLTNVFVVDNASTDGSWESIEAVYPELPKIRMPSNIGAPGGRNAGWRFVQEILQPDYILFLDDDATLAPNAISRFVDATLADSATGIACGKGYTRHPSTILNSIGIRVNLYTGIIEDIGAGEEDRGQYDQPCYVAACGCFGLFIKASLFEQLGGFNEAFNPYGWEDVDLCLRARRLGYNTRYVPAAIIHHKGTKLGRKPLPLYEQTKARNYLYLIREHASWLQLASIGLCLPFRALALMIKLVRQGDKKILLSHARGFWCAFFMPKEPMTKNNQETK
- a CDS encoding flippase-like domain-containing protein — encoded protein: MKQGILWFVKLSVTIIILSYIFTHIPLSSVWESCKRVELSTLLLLVPIIILSFVVSARQLKVFTDNHHMQVSLPRIFAINLSTEFYNLFLPSYLAGGAIRWHRLSSRNQKRAEAFSALVLNRLVNMLTLALSGLICWTYDRANIPQQSYGLAFLALFMGLLTIYAFLFSHYAMRTFHVISSHPKLQSIPALIRRGILKLVQAAREYHQLTIHEHGYIFLLSCGWQILGILFFYLLGQSLGMNIRLESFGWVRSILGFLLLFPISVSGFGVREGALLILLGYYGVVPALTIAFSFLLFARTLLLGLAGGILEAKTLFLPVTRGTSRR